The Spirosoma sp. SC4-14 DNA window TTCTTCCATTGTCTGGAGCAGATTGGCGCTCGTAGAAGCATAGGCCATGGCAGCCAGCAACGTTACACCAATAATGTATTTCCCATTCACGTAAGGCACTTTAAACTTCGACTGGCTCGACAACCCCTTCGCATCCAGAAAGAGAATACCAGCGCAAACCAGAATAAAAGCGAAGAATGTTCCAACGCTGGTTAGATCGACGAAAAACGCCAGATCCATAAACATGGATGGAATGGCAACGAGAATGCCCGTAATTATGGTAGCAAAGGAAGGTGTTTTAAACTTGGGGTGAATGGTAGCGAATCGTTTCCAAAGCAGCCCATCGCGGCTCATCGTCATCCAGATGCGCGGCTGGCCAAGCTGATAAACCAATAGCGCACTAGTGATGGCAATAACGGCACTTACCGAAATAACCCCTGCCACAAAATTGAGATTTACTTTCTGAAACACATAAGCCAGCGGATCGCTGACACCCAGTTCTTTGTAGGGTACCATACCGGTCAGCACCAGCGTAATCATCACATATAAGGCAGTACAAATCGCCAGGCAATACAGCATTGCACGCGGCAGGTCGCGCTGGGGGTTTTTACACTCTTCGGCCGTGGTCGATATTGAGTCGAAACCAATAAACGCAAAGAAAACGGATGCTACGCCACTCAATACACCAGCGACGCCATTGGGGGCAAACGGCGACCAGTTTTCGGGCTTTACATAAAAAGCGCCCACTGCAATCACCAATCCAATAACGGCCAGCTTCAATACAACCAGAATATTGCTGGCTGTCCGCGATTCTTTAATACCGATATACACCAATGCCGTAATCAACACCGTAACGGCTCCGGCGGGCAGGTTTGCAATCAGTTTAAAACTACCCAACATTGGCGCATTGGCGTAGGCATCGGCCAATCGGCGCGTATTTTCGGGGAGCGTACTTACATCGCCACCACTTTGCTGAGTCTGTTGTACTAACTCAAACGCACTGGAAGCGGAGCCATAATCAGTAGCAAAGTATTTCGGAAAAATAATCCCAAACCCACTAAGCATGGACGTGAAATATTCGGACCACGATATGGCTACCACCATATTACTGACCGCATATTCAAGAATGAGTGCCCATCCGATAATCCAGGCAAAAATTTCGCCGAAAGCGACATAGGCATATGTGTAGGCGCTGCCACTCACCGGAACAGTACTGGCAAACTGGGCATAACTCAGGGCCGTAAATACGCAGGCAATGGCCGTAAAAACGAACAGCAACGACACCGCCGGTCCACCGTTATAGCTCGCCAGCCCAATGGTGCTGAAAATCCCGGCGCCAATGATGGCAGCAATACCAAACGAGGTCAGATCACGAACGCCCAGGGTTTTGACCAGTTTACTGGATTCGCCTTCGGAGGCATCGCGCAGGATTTGAGTTACCGTTTTTTTGCGAAAGATGGACATGTATAAGAATGGAAAACAGTGTCTATTTGCGTTAAACGCTAAAAATAGAAATTCTTTCCGGTTTTTTGTACGTTGCTTTCACATTCTGTCAGCTACTCGCAACGTTAGAAGAGTATGCCCGGCCATTGAGCTGGCTATTGAATAATACGCTTAGCACTATACTTTTGATTTAAAATCAGGAATTCAGTTTCCGATTTTCTGCCAACTTCGCCAGTAACTATGTCAATACGGGTTCTAAACCTAACCAAAGAATACAACCAGCAACGGGCCGTCAATCAGATTTCGCTGGCCGTACAACCGGGCGAAATTGTTGGTTTCCTGGGCCCCAACGGGGCGGGCAAATCTACCACCATGAAAATTGCTACGGGCTATTTGCAACCAACCGCAGGCACCGTAGAAGTAAATGGTTTCGATGTGCGTACGCATTCGATGGATGTACGACGCAGTGTAGGCTATCTGCCCGAACATAATCCACTCTATCTCGATCTATACGTAAAAGAATACCTTCGGTTTGCGGGTTCGCTACATGGGCTGCATGGCAGTGAGCTCAACACCCGAATTGCTGATATGATTGAGTTGATTGGCCTTGGTCGCGAACAGCATAAACAAATTGGGCAACTCTCGAAAGGATACCGCCAACGGGTCGGTCTTGCTCAGGCCTTGCTTCACAACCCACCCGTATTGATCCTCGATGAACCCACTACAGGTCTCGATCCAAACCAGTTGGCCGAAATTCGGCAGGTTATCCGCGAAGCTGGCCGCAATAAAACCGTGCTCTTTTCAACGCACATAATGCAGGAAGTAGAAGCCATCTGCGACCGGGTCGTAATCATCAATCGGGGGCAGATCGTTGCCGATAGTTCATTAAGTGCGCTAAGAAGTGCATCGGCCAGCACAGGAATTGTGGTTGTTGCCGAGTTTGAACATGACCTGACCAATCCCGATCTGCTGGCCTCCATTGCGGGTGTAGAGCGTGTCGATTTGTTAGGAAACGGTCAGTATCGCATCACGGCAAACCCTGCTACCGATTTGCGGGCCGCTATTTTTCGGTTGGCCGCCGACCAGAATCTTACCCTGGTAGGACTTCGTCAGCAGGAAAACTCGCTGGAAGGTATTTTTAAAGAACTGACAAAATAAAGTGGGAGCAACGCTGCGAATGATAAAACCCAACCAAAGGCCATCATTCGCAGCGTTGCTCCCGTGCTACAGGTATCTGTTCTATTATTTCGCAGCCGCCATTAGCGGATACTGATCAAAAATTGATCGAACGATTCCTTTAAAGTAGTTATTCTTAAAGTTCGGGTTGCGCATCATCTTCGACGCATATCCCTTCCAGATTACCTGATACGACTCGGCATCGATCAGCGAAATCATTAATGTCCCTTCGTCCAGATTGTAGTCTATACGTTTGTAGGTTGCATCGTCATCTTCCCGAACAACCCAATCTTTGATAACTGGCTGCTGATAGCCCCGAAACCGCAGATCGGAGCGGAAGATGTTGTAGGAAATCAACAGGTTTGGGTTACGATTGCTGACCCGATAACCGCGTGCCTCCATCTGATGACGGATCGCATCCTGAATGTCGGAGCATAATAATGTTGAATCAACAAATTCGCACTCCAGAAAATTAAACGATTCGTAGTTTTTAAAATGGCCTTCGTAGCTATAATCATGCTCCACAAACAGCCTACTGGGCGAACAGCCCGCCATAGCAACTACTGCCAATGCAAACAAAAAACCAATGCACTTTTTCATACTCCAGCTCGTAAAGGTTCTAATGAATATACTAGGATAATTAGTAGTGAAATCATTCTTCTGCTCGAACTCAAATATAAACGTAATTGTTTGGCAAACAATAGGCTACGGCGAAATTTTTATATTACGTCAGTCCACTATAAAAGGCCAGTCCCCGGCGCATTTCGGCCGTTGTTACCGGCACATCAAACGTGCAACTGCCTTTGCCATCCAGCAACGCCATCCGAACCTGATTTCCGCGATTCTTTTTGTCCTGTAGGGTAAGCGCCAGAATCGGTTCGGTATCTGCTTCTGTTAGTCGTATATTTCCATATACGGAAAACACATACTCTTCGATTTGAGAAAGTAGCGTTTCGTCGATCATCTTTTTCTGAAAGGCCATGTAGGCTTCGGCCACCATGCCAACAGCAATGGCTTCTCCATGCAATAATCGCTTCCGGGGCTGGGTCAGAAAATACGTTTCAACGGCATGGCCCAGCGTATGACCAAAGTTCAGAATTTTCCGCAGCCCTTTTTCGGTGGGGTCCTGCTCCACAACCCGCTGCTTTACGGCTACCGAATGGGCCACCAGCAGCGACCAGTCCTGCTCTGCCAGGTCGCGCCGACGAATCTCATCCCACATAGCCGCATCGGCAATAAGACAATGTTTGATCACTTCGGCAAAACCCGAACGCAGTTCACGTTCTGGAAGCGTTGATAGAAAGGCTGGATCAATCAGCACAATATGGGGCTGCTGAAACACGCCAATATGGTTTTTATAGCCCCGAAAATCGATTCCCAGCTTTCCACCTACACTGGCATCCACCTGCGACAATAAGGTTGTGGGCAGTTGCGCAAAGGCAATGCCACGTTTGTATGTAGCCGCACAAAAGCCGCCCATGTCACCAATAACACCGCCACCAAGGTTCAGCACCAGCGAATGCCGATCGAAACTGGCACGAGTTAGCGCATCCCAGATCAGTTCGCAGGTAGCAATGTGCTTCTGCTCTTCACCCGATTTGATCCGAATGAGCGTATGCTTCGGCAAGAGGGCTTTTACCTCAGGGTAACAATACCGAAAGGTATGATTGTCGGCAATGACAGCTACGGCCGAAAAATCGGCAGAGTCAAGGAAAGCAGGCAGGCTTTCGGCAATGGGAGCGATACGTACTGTAGACATACCGTAAAAGTACAGCAAGTCATCGGTCAATGTGTAAGTATTACCCTAAGTATTTTTTTTGTCGACCAAACGTATAGCTTTGTATTTCTATTCAGACTTAACCTATACCTTCCTGCCAATGAAGTTTCGCCACCGCGTTCTTACGGGGTTATTCTTGCTTTCAACAATAACTTACCTCGACCGTGTTTGTATGAACGTAGTCAGCAAGTATGTAAAAGCTGATTTACATCTGAACAATCAGCAATTTGGCTGGATACTCGGTGCTTTTTCGCTCTCTTATGCTTTATTTGAAATGCCGACCGGTTCGCTCGGCGATAAAATTGGCCCGCGTCGTATTCTGGCCCGCGTCGTGCTGTGGTGGTCTGGCTTTACGGCACTAACGGGTACGGCATTCAATTTTATTTCGTTGCTGCTGATTCGATTCCTCTTTGGTGCCGGAGAAGCAGGTGCCTACCCCAATGCGTCTATTGTTATTGCCCGCTGGTTTCCGGCCATTGAAATCGGGCGCGCACAGTCTGTTATTTGGGCGGCCGGCCGATTAGGGGGTGCCTTAACTCCCCTGCTGGTTATTCCGCTGGTGCACTGGGCTGGCTGGCGCTGGTCGTTTGGAATACTGGGAATTGTTGGTATTTTGTGGGCTACGGCCTGGTATGTCTGGTTTCGCGATGAACCAGCCGCCAAAGAAGGCATCAGCGACGAAGAAGTTCTGGAAATTGAACGCGGGCGCAAAATCAAATACTCCGATCATCAGATCCCCTGGAAAAACGTCCTTCGTAATCCCGATTTATGGGCACTGATGCTTATGTGTCACCTGTTTTTTTATGGGTCGTATTTCTTCACCAACTGGTCGTCGGTTTATTTTCAGGAAGGGCGAGGGCTGACCGAAGAAGACACGAAGACGTTTATTTCGCTCTCTTATTTTCTGGGTGCCATTGGCTGTATTACGGGCGGCTTTCTGAGCGATGTGCTAACCAAACAGTATGGACTCAAAATTGGCCGTAGGGCTGTAGGTATCGGAGGGCTGGGCTTGTCGAGCCTCTTCTTCCTGATGGCTGGCCTGACAACTAATAACCAAACGGCGGGCTATCTGCTTGCGGTGTGTGTATTGCTAAAAGATCTGGCCCTACCGGTAGCCTTTGCCGTTTGTGTCGATATTGGCCAGCGTAATGCAGGTGTCGTAGCTGGTGCTATGAATTTTGCCGGTCAGTTGGGCGGCTTCTTTATTACGATCCTGTTCGGCATTATTGTCGAACAAACGAATAATTTCAATTATCCGCTGTTCATGATTGCAGGGTGTCTGCTGGTTAGTGCGCTTCTCTGGCTCCGAATCGACCCAACCCGACCAGTGGCTATCAACTGAAGTTTACAGTGCTCCGGAGCACTGTAAACTGAATTAAGAAATCACCTTCAACCCGTCGGCAAAGGCTTTCATCTGGTCCATCGTGCCAAGGCTGACCCGGCACCAGTATTGCCCATCGAACTTCCACTGGCGAATGCTAACCCCCTGCTCCATCATTCGACCAACGAAATCTTCGCCTTTCATCCGAATTGGGAACATAACAAAGTTCGCTCCCGATGGCAGTGGCTCATAGCTATGCTGTTTTAATACACCCAGCAGATAGTCTTTCGATTCTTTGGCCTTACCCAGCGAATACTTAATGAAGTCTTTATCCTGAAGGCTAACCATGGCCGCCCGTAAGGTAGTCATACTGATGCAGCCACCGCCAGTAGCAAATTTGCTGATCTGCTCCAGTAGCTCCGGTTTCGCAATCATATACCCCGTTCGTAAGCCCGCAAAGCCATGTACCTTCGAGAAGGTTTTGGTAATGATCACGTTGCTGCCTTTTTTCACCATATCGACCATCGAATACGCTTTCGGGTCGGGCGTATAATCGATGTAAGCCTCATCGACCAGAATTGGTGTTTTTGCACCAACTGCTTCGCAGAAAGCCCGTAGTTTCGACGGATCAACAATGATAGCGGTTGGGTTATTAGGATTACACATGTATACCATACCTGTCTGGCTACCAATCCGATCATTTAGTTTGTTCAGATTAATATCGTACCCATCAGCCGCAACCAGCGGAACCCGCTCCATAGTAATCCCGTGCTTTATGGCGGTTCGGGGAAGCGCGTCGAACGTTGGGTCTGGAGCAACGATAGCCCGTCCTGCATTTGGACGATAGGCAGCCCACAGTGCAGCAGCCGTCAGTAATTCGCCCGAACCAGCGCCCAGCAAAATATGATCTTCGGGAACGCCTTCTGTTTCGGCCACTAGTTTCCGAAACTGCCGGGCATACTCCATTGCATACAGATAGCCATCCGGAGCTGCCTCTGTGATGGTTTTCAACGCTTTTGGTGAGGGGCCATACGGATTTTCGTTAGCCGACAGACGTGCCTTTAAAACTCCGCCCCTCGGAGCTTTATAGCCAGCAGGAATTTCTGGCTCCGGTTCGCAGAAAGCCGCTGGTGCAGCAGCCAGACTTAAGCCAGATAACATACTGGCACGGAGCCAGTCACGACGATTGATTGCCATAGGAGAGCGTTGGTATTTGGACAAAAAGAATACGGAGAATAACAATGATTAACCTGATTCAAAATCGATTTCTACCAATAAATAGCTAGTGTAGAACTCAATTTGGGGAATTGTTTTGTTGTACCAACTTCGATTTAACAAAGATAAGAAAACAGCTCAATCGTCAAATAAAATTTCATAAAATAGACCGTAGGCCTCTATAAAATTTTTACTTAAATACGAAAACTAAAATCATCCTCCAACTTTACGACTATTTTTTCCCGCTTAATTTCTATTGAAAAAAATTAATAACCGATTTATTCTATACGGTTGCTTATTTACAGATTTAACCTCATTTTTGAGCCCTTTTTCATTAATAGTTTTTTAATATCTCATATTACCTAATCTTATTCTGCATATGCAAACATGTGTACGCAGTCTGTTTCTCCTCTTGCTTGGGGTTTCAGTACTGACGACAACCTATGCTCAGGATCGTGTGATCACGGGCAAAGTCACTTCAGCAACTGACGGTACAGTACTACCCGGCGCTAACGTACAGCTTAAAGGCTCTACACGGGGTACTACCACCGATGGTAACGGAAACTTTAAACTTTCGGTCGGTTCCAATGCCACATTGGTAGTCAGTCTGATCGGAATGGTAAGCCAGACCGTAGAGGTCGGCTCTCGCAATCAGGTCAATATCAGTTTGGCTGAATCGTCGTCTGAACTGAACGAAGTTGTAGTAACGGCTCTTGGTATCCGGCAGGAGAAACGCGCATTGGGTTATACGGTAAGTGAAGTAAAAGGCGCTGATATTTCGAATGCCCAACGCGACAATTTCCTGATTGGGCTTCAGGGCCGGGTTGCTGGCCTTACCATGACCACTACATCAGGCACACCGGGAGCTTCAGCTTCTATTCAGCTACGCGGAGCCAGTTCTATTGGTGGAAATAACCAACCTTTGTTCGTTGTCGATGGCTTACCTATCGACAACCGGACGTTCAATCAGGGCGCACTGGTTTCCAACCGACCTAACCGCGATAACGACTACTTAAATCGCGCGGCCGATATTAACCCGAACGATATCGAAAGCATTACGGTCCTGAAAGGCCCCGAAGCGGCTGCACTCTATGGTATCGACGCATCGTCGGGGGCCATTGTGATCACCACCAAAAAAGGCGCGAAAGGTCCCGGTCGTGTCACATACGACAACCGCTTTCAGAGTTTGGAGGTCTATCGATTCCCCGAAGTTCAAACTACCTACGGACGCGGTACGCTTGGCTATGCCAACCCGAACGCAACTACGTATTTTGGCCCTAAATATCCGGCCGATGCACCCATTTATGATAATGTGCATAGTTTCTTCAAGAAAGGATTTACACAGGTGCATAACCTCGGCATTGAAGGAGGAACTGACAACGCAACATACCGACTGTCGACCAACTACACCAATCAGTCGGGCGTAGTGCCAACTACGGGCTACAAACGCCTGTCGGTACGGCTAACCGGAACCGCTAAAATTAGTCCGAAGCTCGACGTGATGACCTCCTTCAACTATGTCAATTCGCAGGTTACGAAAGCCATTCGCGGCAACAATGGCTTTTTGCTTGGCTTATTGAGCTGGCCTGCCAACGACGATATTACCAATTATCTTAATCCAGACGGTACGCGCCGGATTCTGCTGGGGAGCATCAGTCAGGGTGAGCCCGACAACCCATTTTTCTCGATCAACAAGAACAAAAGTGGCGACGTAACGAACCGGACTATCTCAAATTTCCAGTTAAACTACAATCCGTTTTCGTGGCTAAATCTGACAGCGCGATTTGGGGCTGATATTTATTCGACCCAGAGCAATTTGTTCCTGAGCCCCGAATCGTGGCAGGGTACCGACGTAACGCTCGGTGGCTACTCGACAAAAGGCTCGGTTGAAAATGCGCTCGAAAACAACCAGTTGCTGAACGGAAACCTGCTGGCTACGGCTAAGAAAAATTTCGGTAAGCTAAGCACTTCGCTGCTGTTGGGGACAACTATCGACGATCGGAACTATAAAGTTACGACGGCTTATGGCGAAAAACTGTATCTGCCCGATTTCAACTCGACCAACAACACCGATCCAACTACGCAGCGGAATAAATACACACAGACCCAGCAGCGGCTGCAAAGTGTATTGGGAAGCCTGACCCTTAATTACGATGAACTGCTGATTCTGACCCTCACCGGGCGAAACGACTGGTCGTCGACTCTACCTGCTGCCAACCGGAGTTTCTTCTATCCGGCGGCATCACTGGCCTTCAATTTCTCTGATCTGCAAATGTTTAAGGACCGGGGCAATATCTTTTACTACGGAAAGCTGCGAGCCAGCTATGGCCAGACTGGTCGCGATGCTCCTCCCTACAAAGTTAATGCAACGCTGGTTCCACAAACCTCAACGGGTGGTGGTTTTGCCTACGATTTCTACGGCAGCAACCCGAACCTGAAACCCGAACGTGGAGAAAGTTATGAGTTGGGAACAGAGTTAATGTTTTTTGGCGGTCGACTCGGTCTTGATTTTGCCTACTATAACAAAACCCTCTCGCAACAGATCGTAACGCAACGGCTGAGCTACGGTACGGGTTTTATTTTCGGTCTGCTCAATGGTGGCACGTTCAATAACCGGGGGGTAGAGCTCCAGATGAAAGGGTCGCCGGTGAAAAAATCGGACTTTGGCTGGGATATTATTCTGAATTTCTCAAAGCTAAAAACAGATGTAAAAAATCTGCCTGCCGATGTGCCGGAATATTATAACTCCGACACGTGGCTATACGGAAACGCCCGCGCCAGTGCGTTCGTGAATAATCTTCAGGATTACTTCCCCAGCACTAATTCGGCCTATAAAAGCTACAACTTCAACTACTACCAGCGCGGTAGTGGATCGGCTACGGCCATTGGCGGCTACAGCTACGCCCGCAACCAGAACGGCGATATTCTGATAAACCCCACCAATGGTTTGCCCATCACAAATGCAAACTTTCTGCCCATTGGCGACCGTAACCCCGATTTCACGATTGGTTTGACCAACTCGTTCCGCTATAAGTCGCTGAGTTTATCATTCCTGCTCGACATTCGGAAAGGGGGCGATGTGTTCAATGGAACGGCTATGTACCTCTGGCGTACGGGACTGAGCAAGAAAACCCTCGACCGCGACACGCCAGTTGTTGTTAAAGGCGTATTGCGCGATGGGAAAGAAGACACCAGCACGCCAACCGCCAACACGATTCAGGTTATTCCGGCGCTTCGTTCCACCGATTATTTCAACTCTATTCCAGAATCTGAATTCGTGGAGAAAGACATCAACTGGCTACGGCTGCGCGACGTAACAATCAGCTACGTGCTGCCTTCGTCGGTGCTGAGCCGCACCAAGGTGTTCAAACAAGCCAGTGTGTTCGTGAATGGCACTGACCTGTTTCTGCTCACAAACTATACCGGAGCCGACCCCAACGTAAACGGCACTACAGCAACGTCGGGCGGTGTTGGTGCGGGTGGTTTCGACTACGGTACGCTTTCGGTTCCCCGTGGCTTATCGGCTGGTTTGCGAGTTAGCTTCTAAATCATAATAGGCGATATGATGTAGGACGTATAGCCTGAGCCTGTATCTACATCATAGATCATACACCATCTATCATAGCATCAATGAAACGATTAACACTATTCACGCTGCTACTAAGTCTGTTTACACTAAGCAGTTGTGAAAAATACCTTGATATTAACCGCGACCCATCGAATCCGCAGATTGCGGAAGGCTATGTATTGCTACCGCCCATGTTCGCTAATATGGCATTTGGTGAGCAGTTCGACTCCCGCTTTATTGGAAAATACGTTCAAAACTGGAACGATGCTTCGGCCAATGAAACCTGGGATCGGATGGGCTACAATGCTGGTTCCGATAATGCGGGAAACATCTGGCGGACACACTACTGGAACCTGGGCCAGAATATTCAGCTCGTGCTCAACGATGCCAGTGCCAAACAGAAATGGGACTACAGTGGAGCGGCCAAAGCTATTTTCGCCTGGAGCTGGCAAACGACAACCGATTATCATGGCGAAATCATATTGAAAGAAGCCTTCGAGCCCAACCGTTACGTATTCGACTACGATACGCAGGAAGAAGTGTATGCATACGTACAACAACTGGCTCAGGATGCCATCACGGATCTGAATCGCACCGATGGCAGCGTATCGCAGGCATCGCTGGCCCGGGGCGATCTGGTTTACGGTGGCGACCGCAGCAAATGGATCAAGTTTGTGTATGGCATACTGGCCCGCAACGCTAACCACATCAGCAACAAAAGCTCCTATAACCCCGATCAGGTAATCGACTATTGTAACAAATCGCTGGCCAGCAATGCCGAC harbors:
- a CDS encoding SusC/RagA family TonB-linked outer membrane protein codes for the protein MQTCVRSLFLLLLGVSVLTTTYAQDRVITGKVTSATDGTVLPGANVQLKGSTRGTTTDGNGNFKLSVGSNATLVVSLIGMVSQTVEVGSRNQVNISLAESSSELNEVVVTALGIRQEKRALGYTVSEVKGADISNAQRDNFLIGLQGRVAGLTMTTTSGTPGASASIQLRGASSIGGNNQPLFVVDGLPIDNRTFNQGALVSNRPNRDNDYLNRAADINPNDIESITVLKGPEAAALYGIDASSGAIVITTKKGAKGPGRVTYDNRFQSLEVYRFPEVQTTYGRGTLGYANPNATTYFGPKYPADAPIYDNVHSFFKKGFTQVHNLGIEGGTDNATYRLSTNYTNQSGVVPTTGYKRLSVRLTGTAKISPKLDVMTSFNYVNSQVTKAIRGNNGFLLGLLSWPANDDITNYLNPDGTRRILLGSISQGEPDNPFFSINKNKSGDVTNRTISNFQLNYNPFSWLNLTARFGADIYSTQSNLFLSPESWQGTDVTLGGYSTKGSVENALENNQLLNGNLLATAKKNFGKLSTSLLLGTTIDDRNYKVTTAYGEKLYLPDFNSTNNTDPTTQRNKYTQTQQRLQSVLGSLTLNYDELLILTLTGRNDWSSTLPAANRSFFYPAASLAFNFSDLQMFKDRGNIFYYGKLRASYGQTGRDAPPYKVNATLVPQTSTGGGFAYDFYGSNPNLKPERGESYELGTELMFFGGRLGLDFAYYNKTLSQQIVTQRLSYGTGFIFGLLNGGTFNNRGVELQMKGSPVKKSDFGWDIILNFSKLKTDVKNLPADVPEYYNSDTWLYGNARASAFVNNLQDYFPSTNSAYKSYNFNYYQRGSGSATAIGGYSYARNQNGDILINPTNGLPITNANFLPIGDRNPDFTIGLTNSFRYKSLSLSFLLDIRKGGDVFNGTAMYLWRTGLSKKTLDRDTPVVVKGVLRDGKEDTSTPTANTIQVIPALRSTDYFNSIPESEFVEKDINWLRLRDVTISYVLPSSVLSRTKVFKQASVFVNGTDLFLLTNYTGADPNVNGTTATSGGVGAGGFDYGTLSVPRGLSAGLRVSF
- the gldA gene encoding gliding motility-associated ABC transporter ATP-binding subunit GldA, whose protein sequence is MSIRVLNLTKEYNQQRAVNQISLAVQPGEIVGFLGPNGAGKSTTMKIATGYLQPTAGTVEVNGFDVRTHSMDVRRSVGYLPEHNPLYLDLYVKEYLRFAGSLHGLHGSELNTRIADMIELIGLGREQHKQIGQLSKGYRQRVGLAQALLHNPPVLILDEPTTGLDPNQLAEIRQVIREAGRNKTVLFSTHIMQEVEAICDRVVIINRGQIVADSSLSALRSASASTGIVVVAEFEHDLTNPDLLASIAGVERVDLLGNGQYRITANPATDLRAAIFRLAADQNLTLVGLRQQENSLEGIFKELTK
- the aroB gene encoding 3-dehydroquinate synthase; its protein translation is MSTVRIAPIAESLPAFLDSADFSAVAVIADNHTFRYCYPEVKALLPKHTLIRIKSGEEQKHIATCELIWDALTRASFDRHSLVLNLGGGVIGDMGGFCAATYKRGIAFAQLPTTLLSQVDASVGGKLGIDFRGYKNHIGVFQQPHIVLIDPAFLSTLPERELRSGFAEVIKHCLIADAAMWDEIRRRDLAEQDWSLLVAHSVAVKQRVVEQDPTEKGLRKILNFGHTLGHAVETYFLTQPRKRLLHGEAIAVGMVAEAYMAFQKKMIDETLLSQIEEYVFSVYGNIRLTEADTEPILALTLQDKKNRGNQVRMALLDGKGSCTFDVPVTTAEMRRGLAFYSGLT
- a CDS encoding MFS transporter gives rise to the protein MKFRHRVLTGLFLLSTITYLDRVCMNVVSKYVKADLHLNNQQFGWILGAFSLSYALFEMPTGSLGDKIGPRRILARVVLWWSGFTALTGTAFNFISLLLIRFLFGAGEAGAYPNASIVIARWFPAIEIGRAQSVIWAAGRLGGALTPLLVIPLVHWAGWRWSFGILGIVGILWATAWYVWFRDEPAAKEGISDEEVLEIERGRKIKYSDHQIPWKNVLRNPDLWALMLMCHLFFYGSYFFTNWSSVYFQEGRGLTEEDTKTFISLSYFLGAIGCITGGFLSDVLTKQYGLKIGRRAVGIGGLGLSSLFFLMAGLTTNNQTAGYLLAVCVLLKDLALPVAFAVCVDIGQRNAGVVAGAMNFAGQLGGFFITILFGIIVEQTNNFNYPLFMIAGCLLVSALLWLRIDPTRPVAIN
- a CDS encoding histidinol-phosphate transaminase: MAINRRDWLRASMLSGLSLAAAPAAFCEPEPEIPAGYKAPRGGVLKARLSANENPYGPSPKALKTITEAAPDGYLYAMEYARQFRKLVAETEGVPEDHILLGAGSGELLTAAALWAAYRPNAGRAIVAPDPTFDALPRTAIKHGITMERVPLVAADGYDINLNKLNDRIGSQTGMVYMCNPNNPTAIIVDPSKLRAFCEAVGAKTPILVDEAYIDYTPDPKAYSMVDMVKKGSNVIITKTFSKVHGFAGLRTGYMIAKPELLEQISKFATGGGCISMTTLRAAMVSLQDKDFIKYSLGKAKESKDYLLGVLKQHSYEPLPSGANFVMFPIRMKGEDFVGRMMEQGVSIRQWKFDGQYWCRVSLGTMDQMKAFADGLKVIS
- a CDS encoding DUF4136 domain-containing protein; translated protein: MKKCIGFLFALAVVAMAGCSPSRLFVEHDYSYEGHFKNYESFNFLECEFVDSTLLCSDIQDAIRHQMEARGYRVSNRNPNLLISYNIFRSDLRFRGYQQPVIKDWVVREDDDATYKRIDYNLDEGTLMISLIDAESYQVIWKGYASKMMRNPNFKNNYFKGIVRSIFDQYPLMAAAK
- a CDS encoding amino acid permease, which gives rise to MSIFRKKTVTQILRDASEGESSKLVKTLGVRDLTSFGIAAIIGAGIFSTIGLASYNGGPAVSLLFVFTAIACVFTALSYAQFASTVPVSGSAYTYAYVAFGEIFAWIIGWALILEYAVSNMVVAISWSEYFTSMLSGFGIIFPKYFATDYGSASSAFELVQQTQQSGGDVSTLPENTRRLADAYANAPMLGSFKLIANLPAGAVTVLITALVYIGIKESRTASNILVVLKLAVIGLVIAVGAFYVKPENWSPFAPNGVAGVLSGVASVFFAFIGFDSISTTAEECKNPQRDLPRAMLYCLAICTALYVMITLVLTGMVPYKELGVSDPLAYVFQKVNLNFVAGVISVSAVIAITSALLVYQLGQPRIWMTMSRDGLLWKRFATIHPKFKTPSFATIITGILVAIPSMFMDLAFFVDLTSVGTFFAFILVCAGILFLDAKGLSSQSKFKVPYVNGKYIIGVTLLAAMAYASTSANLLQTMEEKPLLFVFWSVWIVLAVQGFRYNFSLLPVVGILTNLYLMTELGASNWTIFLIWLAIGLVLYFSYGFRQSKLAKQENTVGV